Proteins encoded together in one Acidobacteriota bacterium window:
- a CDS encoding molybdopterin-dependent oxidoreductase, which translates to MDTVTLRIDGREITTEKGKTILHAALDNGISIPYYCYHPGLGVDGSCRVCIVKVEKMPKLQTSCSTVCTDGMVVETRSREVIEARASVFEFLLINHPLDCPVCDKGGECPLQDYSYTFGTAGSRMEFPRRTFDGEGVKADVDFGPTLMLNRNRCILCTRCVRFMREVGGEAQIGIVDRGNRSQISTFQERGVHSLVSGNLMDVCPVGAITTRDYRFKSRPWDNPVAVDTTCTLCAKGCNTTAWIKAKPEWAKGARLIRITPRYNADVNGYWMCDIGRFQYHWVERDARLTAPLARHGSGAQTAATWPDALARLAEIVRPVLQTNPSAFRVLVSAHASHEELFLVRQIVRQTQGPDAERRVDVSWTTSEKAQPAAAKFKVPAVDAPNIAGARVFGFNLPAGGSDRADLSALRGAVESGDVKALFVLDPGPDGSAGDVSWIVDARSSGKLAHLIVQGPVQTALAAAADVVLPGAAWTEKDATYTNDGGRLQATSRVMNAPGEAREDWLALTEVAGALGLPLTYADAAAVRAAIAEEMGGLPGIAGIADVGFARPQTARMRMHASNPSERCKWDQLFQDLPPVKGEPHVVRAELIGK; encoded by the coding sequence ATGGATACCGTCACCCTGCGCATCGATGGGCGCGAGATTACAACCGAGAAGGGCAAGACCATTCTTCATGCCGCCCTCGACAACGGCATTTCGATCCCCTACTACTGCTACCACCCCGGTCTCGGGGTCGACGGCTCCTGCCGCGTCTGCATCGTCAAGGTCGAGAAGATGCCGAAGCTGCAGACGTCCTGCTCGACTGTCTGCACCGATGGCATGGTGGTCGAGACGCGCAGCCGCGAGGTGATCGAGGCGCGCGCGAGCGTGTTCGAGTTCCTGCTCATCAACCACCCCCTTGATTGCCCCGTGTGCGACAAGGGCGGCGAGTGCCCGCTGCAGGATTACTCGTACACGTTCGGCACGGCCGGCAGCCGGATGGAGTTCCCGCGCCGCACGTTCGACGGCGAGGGCGTGAAGGCCGACGTCGATTTCGGCCCGACGCTGATGTTGAACCGCAATCGCTGCATCCTGTGCACGCGCTGCGTGCGCTTCATGCGCGAGGTCGGCGGCGAGGCGCAGATCGGAATCGTCGATCGCGGCAACAGGAGCCAGATTTCGACGTTTCAGGAACGCGGCGTGCACTCGCTCGTCTCGGGCAACCTGATGGACGTGTGCCCCGTGGGGGCCATCACGACGCGCGACTACCGCTTCAAGTCGCGGCCGTGGGACAACCCGGTGGCGGTCGACACGACGTGCACACTCTGCGCAAAGGGCTGCAACACCACCGCGTGGATCAAGGCCAAGCCCGAGTGGGCGAAGGGCGCCCGGCTGATTCGGATCACACCACGGTACAACGCCGACGTAAACGGCTACTGGATGTGCGATATCGGTCGCTTCCAGTATCACTGGGTCGAACGCGACGCGCGGCTGACGGCGCCCCTGGCGCGCCACGGCTCGGGCGCGCAGACCGCCGCCACCTGGCCCGATGCCCTTGCCCGCCTCGCCGAGATCGTCAGGCCGGTGCTGCAGACCAATCCGTCAGCGTTCCGTGTTCTGGTGTCGGCGCATGCATCGCACGAAGAGCTGTTCCTCGTGCGCCAGATCGTACGGCAGACACAGGGACCGGATGCCGAGCGGCGGGTTGATGTGAGCTGGACCACGTCGGAAAAAGCGCAGCCCGCCGCGGCGAAGTTCAAAGTGCCGGCCGTCGACGCGCCCAACATCGCCGGCGCCCGCGTCTTCGGATTCAATCTGCCGGCAGGCGGATCGGATCGCGCTGATCTGTCGGCGTTGCGCGGCGCGGTTGAATCGGGCGACGTCAAGGCGCTGTTTGTGCTCGATCCCGGGCCCGACGGCAGCGCTGGCGATGTCTCCTGGATAGTCGATGCCCGATCGTCAGGCAAACTGGCGCACCTCATCGTGCAGGGCCCCGTGCAGACGGCGCTGGCGGCGGCCGCTGACGTGGTGCTGCCTGGCGCCGCCTGGACGGAAAAGGACGCGACCTACACCAACGACGGCGGCCGTCTGCAGGCCACCTCGCGCGTGATGAACGCGCCCGGTGAGGCGCGCGAAGACTGGCTGGCGCTGACCGAGGTCGCCGGGGCACTTGGCCTGCCGCTGACGTACGCGGATGCGGCGGCCGTGCGCGCCGCGATCGCCGAGGAGATGGGTGGCCTTCCGGGGATCGCCGGCATCGCCGACGTCGGTTTCGCCAGACCGCAGACCGCGCGCATGAGGATGCACGCGTCGAATCCGTCCGAGCGCTGCAAGTGGGATCAGTTGTTCCAGGACCTGCCGCCGGTCAAAGGCGAGCCGCACGTGGTGAGAGCGGAATTGATTGGGAAATAG